A DNA window from Enterobacter cloacae subsp. cloacae ATCC 13047 contains the following coding sequences:
- a CDS encoding beta-ketoacyl synthase, translated as MDNAAIISGFSSCLPFAEDSLQLIQNLKLGKRVERKPWFKSDDEAIKCGFDGNKHIATLDHTDDSALDLLYRLIDDALDQADLDVQWLAGCNARVYLTGIGPRVDGMAFKSFYNKNDVEDIYLSKSLMQLYVDNMSQDRIAGHLARKYNLQYLPPNMNCTSNSSMTAVHLGCQAIEHGGVDIVLVVNCSKIKTQDIWFLDTQSMLDSHLVQPFGENSQGVLFAEGYSAILLENSRHRRARKAKGGVRLQTTYTQIGAGRSNDSSWLSTNILKVMQATMKKAELDVEALCAIIPHGNGSSVSDKAEAKAIAMLTEGHPVPVLAYKGQIGYTATGSGIVDLIIGHHSLTQQELISPVGNDTIIDAVAQHVLIDRGVIGHHKNHLLKVGVGVDGSIIGAVMSTGHPGC; from the coding sequence GTGGATAATGCCGCTATCATTTCGGGGTTCAGTTCTTGTCTGCCGTTTGCCGAAGACAGTCTTCAGCTTATTCAAAATCTGAAGCTGGGCAAACGCGTTGAAAGAAAGCCCTGGTTTAAATCCGACGACGAGGCAATTAAATGTGGGTTCGATGGCAATAAACATATTGCCACGCTGGATCATACGGATGATAGCGCATTAGATCTGCTTTATCGTCTGATTGACGATGCACTCGACCAGGCCGACCTGGATGTTCAATGGCTGGCCGGGTGCAATGCCCGGGTTTATTTAACCGGTATTGGCCCGCGGGTCGATGGCATGGCCTTTAAGAGTTTCTATAACAAAAATGATGTGGAAGATATTTATCTTTCAAAATCATTAATGCAGCTGTATGTGGATAATATGTCGCAGGATCGTATTGCCGGTCACCTTGCGCGTAAATATAACCTGCAGTATTTACCCCCGAATATGAATTGCACCAGTAATTCATCCATGACAGCCGTGCATTTAGGTTGCCAGGCCATCGAGCATGGCGGCGTAGATATTGTCCTGGTGGTGAACTGCTCAAAAATTAAAACGCAGGATATCTGGTTTCTGGATACGCAATCCATGCTGGATAGCCATCTTGTTCAGCCCTTTGGTGAAAACAGCCAGGGGGTGCTTTTTGCGGAAGGCTATAGCGCCATTCTGCTGGAAAATTCCCGCCACCGTCGCGCCAGAAAGGCGAAGGGCGGCGTGCGGTTGCAAACAACCTATACCCAAATCGGCGCAGGCAGAAGTAACGACAGCTCATGGCTCAGCACCAATATTTTAAAAGTGATGCAGGCCACAATGAAAAAAGCCGAACTGGACGTTGAGGCACTGTGCGCGATTATCCCTCACGGTAACGGTTCATCCGTCAGCGATAAAGCGGAAGCCAAAGCAATAGCGATGTTGACGGAAGGACATCCGGTTCCGGTTCTGGCTTATAAAGGCCAGATTGGCTATACCGCAACCGGCTCTGGGATTGTCGATTTAATTATTGGTCATCATTCGCTCACCCAGCAGGAGCTTATTTCCCCCGTTGGTAATGACACCATTATTGATGCCGTTGCTCAGCATGTTTTGATTGACCGTGGCGTTATTGGTCATCACAAAAACCACCTGCTTAAAGTTGGGGTTGGCGTGGACGGATCCATTATTGGCGCCGTCATGTCTACGGGTCATCCAGGCTGTTGA
- a CDS encoding ACP S-malonyltransferase yields MTLDNPSQPVVLLFSGQGNPVIGMGSDLWDLNAMTKQIWDCASDVSGLDLRRLCLKGPMNRLIQTTVQQLAVTAINVSLYSLCRERFPTLRVVGACGHSVGEYSALYAAGAISLETLFRTLHFRASTMDAVSKKQKGAMLALKGADFATLSDIITRSGIALDISCDNTPRQQVIGGTPSALSDFAKVLADEGYEPIKLGVSGAWHTRLMAEGVQLMRDFLAGQPFTSPAYDVLMNVTARVETVPDNIKENLSLHLTQTVKWADSMARFIHHPDQPLFLEMSNKPYLGQMLNDFSGFSAGRVLHCRKVLGM; encoded by the coding sequence ATGACGCTTGATAATCCATCGCAGCCTGTGGTGCTGCTGTTTTCCGGCCAGGGAAACCCGGTGATTGGTATGGGCAGCGATCTGTGGGATCTCAATGCAATGACGAAACAGATCTGGGATTGTGCCAGCGATGTGTCGGGTCTCGATCTGCGCCGACTCTGCCTTAAGGGGCCGATGAACAGGCTGATCCAGACCACGGTACAACAGCTGGCCGTTACGGCTATCAACGTATCGCTTTATAGCCTCTGCCGCGAGCGCTTCCCGACGCTGCGCGTCGTGGGTGCCTGCGGCCATAGCGTTGGCGAATACAGTGCCCTGTACGCGGCAGGCGCGATCTCGCTGGAGACCCTGTTCCGTACGCTGCATTTTCGTGCCAGCACCATGGATGCGGTGAGTAAAAAGCAGAAAGGCGCGATGCTGGCGCTGAAGGGGGCCGATTTTGCCACGCTGAGTGACATCATCACCCGTTCCGGGATCGCGCTGGATATCAGCTGCGACAACACCCCGCGTCAGCAGGTGATTGGCGGGACCCCGTCTGCGCTGAGTGATTTTGCCAAAGTGCTGGCCGATGAAGGCTATGAGCCGATCAAGCTCGGCGTCAGCGGGGCCTGGCATACCCGTTTAATGGCTGAGGGCGTGCAATTGATGCGTGACTTCCTGGCGGGACAGCCCTTCACCTCGCCAGCCTATGACGTGCTGATGAATGTGACCGCCAGAGTCGAAACGGTGCCGGACAATATCAAAGAGAACCTCTCCCTGCATCTGACGCAGACGGTGAAATGGGCCGATTCCATGGCCAGATTCATCCATCATCCAGACCAGCCGCTGTTCCTGGAGATGAGCAACAAACCCTATCTGGGACAGATGCTAAATGATTTTTCCGGTTTTTCTGCCGGGCGTGTCCTGCACTGCAGAAAAGTGTTAGGGATGTAA
- a CDS encoding outer membrane lipoprotein-sorting protein yields the protein MKRVVITKLLFCLCLFSSAVLSAPVDNKASEIIRRADEVRSPNKPFRYTLTIHEYKSGASQPDNKQVLDISMRFMKPEGGMKADARSLARFIYPPRDKGKVLLSDWYDLWFYTPELRRPVPVSRQQRLIGQISNGDVIVTNFEYAYHATLLGEEACGDTQCYKLELVRKTDDVTWPKVIYYVEKEGENRPFKASYYSLDNKLMKEVLYQDFQMVLGKMRPMKIIVKEARHGNSYSVMEYSDVRLESLPESHFTRESIQRGAN from the coding sequence ATGAAACGCGTTGTCATCACAAAACTGCTCTTTTGTCTGTGCCTGTTTTCCTCGGCGGTATTATCAGCGCCGGTGGATAACAAAGCATCAGAGATTATTCGTCGTGCCGATGAGGTTCGTTCCCCGAATAAACCTTTTCGCTACACCCTGACCATTCATGAATATAAGTCGGGCGCATCTCAGCCTGACAATAAGCAGGTGCTGGATATTTCCATGCGCTTTATGAAACCCGAAGGGGGAATGAAAGCCGATGCCCGTTCGCTGGCGCGTTTTATTTATCCCCCGCGGGACAAAGGCAAAGTGCTGCTCTCTGACTGGTACGATCTTTGGTTCTACACGCCAGAACTGCGTCGACCGGTTCCCGTTTCGCGCCAGCAGCGCCTGATTGGACAAATTTCCAATGGCGACGTCATTGTCACCAATTTTGAGTATGCCTACCACGCCACGCTGCTGGGCGAGGAAGCATGCGGCGATACGCAGTGCTATAAGCTGGAGTTGGTGCGCAAAACGGATGACGTCACGTGGCCAAAAGTCATCTATTACGTCGAAAAAGAGGGGGAGAACCGTCCTTTTAAAGCGTCGTATTACTCTCTGGATAATAAATTGATGAAAGAAGTGCTGTACCAGGATTTTCAGATGGTATTAGGGAAGATGCGTCCGATGAAAATTATTGTGAAGGAGGCCCGTCACGGTAACAGCTACTCCGTGATGGAGTACAGCGATGTTCGCCTGGAGTCCTTGCCTGAATCCCACTTTACTCGCGAGTCTATTCAGCGAGGTGCCAATTGA
- a CDS encoding beta-ketoacyl-[acyl-carrier-protein] synthase family protein translates to MKTNRKRVVITGIGILSSLAENLQDFRNALLNKKNGVTDSVRFSKWFENARAAEVLHDIDYSELPDDVIASLDNAALWAYKVGKDALNQAGLAENKAHLKETGLIVGVSSAGTEAFLPLFEQRMEDFSLRKALFSGGFSSCCSSVSTLLGLQGGVELVATACTASPNAVGMAFDYIQNGKSKTMLAVGTEPIYLPTFAGFYALNVMHPDACTPFSGNSGMSIGEGAGAIVLEEYEHAVARGATIYGEILSYATSCDAFHETGPDPRASGAVQVMHKAMENAGVTPDQIEYVNAHGTGTEANDRIETLAMKKVFANNEKLLVSSTKSYFGHNIGAAGIVELIACLVTLPDNRVLPTLNFTNARPNCDLDYVPNDFRDQKINLFMKNNYAFGGNNCSMIISMEPCSIPVSTYDEKRVAITGLGAVSAIGHTVHEILDNVWQQNHTVELGGVTFPEDTLEEAKELLDVLETTRQFEALFGDDFNALAETLPEANEHFKTFQVSGLEPRKHLRRFDPRKATRGGTFALIALSEALEQAKRKIKRDGDELGMVMGMSSGPQETTYKYLQSLKPDPRKVRTSEFPGSLMNSIPTFCGISEGIKGYTTTLATGENAALGALTYGYEIVRQDLQPQVLVGGADEYFPSMSLYMDAVTRKLHMTSDAREYQIYGNDPKGYIPGEGACMLLLEDPQRAAARGAEVLAEVAGYGKACSNSYFDASQRDEKSSSMALAIARALADAGVTAQEIDLVCGTSNGSDESSRIEIDAIYATFAQAKPDVPVVNYNACFGFVASAAGLLNLAVIIDCFKTQAVPAIPHTVEFFDKRINFVREPLKLALKHVLLVGATEGGNYYAFVIKG, encoded by the coding sequence GCGTTTTTCAAAATGGTTTGAAAACGCCAGAGCCGCTGAAGTCTTGCATGACATTGACTATTCGGAATTACCGGACGACGTTATCGCCTCCCTGGATAATGCCGCACTCTGGGCCTACAAAGTGGGTAAAGATGCGCTGAATCAGGCGGGGCTGGCTGAGAATAAAGCGCACCTCAAAGAAACCGGTTTAATTGTTGGCGTGTCATCTGCCGGGACCGAGGCATTTCTGCCGCTGTTTGAGCAACGCATGGAAGACTTTTCCCTGCGTAAGGCGCTGTTCTCTGGCGGTTTCTCCTCCTGCTGTTCCAGCGTCTCCACGCTGCTTGGGTTACAGGGCGGTGTTGAACTGGTCGCGACCGCCTGTACGGCCAGCCCTAACGCGGTCGGCATGGCGTTTGACTACATCCAGAACGGCAAAAGCAAAACCATGCTGGCCGTCGGGACAGAACCTATCTACCTGCCCACCTTCGCGGGCTTTTATGCCCTGAACGTGATGCATCCGGACGCCTGCACGCCGTTCTCCGGCAATTCGGGTATGTCCATCGGTGAAGGGGCCGGGGCGATCGTGCTTGAAGAGTACGAACATGCTGTCGCACGTGGCGCCACCATTTACGGTGAAATTCTCTCTTATGCCACCTCCTGCGATGCGTTCCACGAAACCGGACCGGATCCACGCGCCAGCGGCGCGGTACAGGTGATGCATAAGGCGATGGAAAATGCCGGCGTCACCCCGGATCAGATCGAATACGTCAACGCCCACGGTACCGGAACAGAAGCCAACGACCGTATCGAAACGCTGGCGATGAAAAAGGTGTTTGCCAACAATGAGAAACTGTTGGTGAGCTCTACCAAGTCTTATTTTGGTCATAACATCGGCGCGGCGGGGATCGTCGAACTGATCGCCTGCCTGGTCACGCTGCCGGATAACCGCGTGCTGCCGACGCTGAACTTCACCAACGCGCGTCCAAATTGCGATCTGGATTACGTACCAAACGACTTCCGTGACCAGAAAATCAACCTCTTCATGAAGAACAATTATGCCTTCGGCGGTAACAACTGCAGCATGATTATCAGCATGGAGCCTTGTTCGATCCCGGTCAGTACCTACGACGAAAAGCGCGTGGCGATCACCGGCCTGGGTGCCGTTTCCGCGATTGGCCACACCGTTCACGAGATCCTCGACAACGTATGGCAACAGAACCATACCGTTGAGCTGGGCGGCGTCACCTTCCCGGAAGACACGCTGGAAGAGGCGAAAGAGTTACTGGATGTGCTGGAAACCACCCGTCAGTTCGAAGCGCTGTTTGGTGACGATTTCAACGCGCTGGCCGAAACGCTGCCGGAAGCGAATGAACACTTTAAAACCTTCCAGGTTTCCGGGCTGGAACCGCGTAAACATCTGCGCCGCTTTGACCCTCGCAAGGCCACGCGTGGCGGTACGTTCGCATTAATTGCCCTGTCCGAAGCGCTGGAGCAGGCGAAGCGTAAAATCAAGCGTGATGGCGATGAGCTTGGCATGGTCATGGGAATGTCTAGTGGCCCGCAGGAGACGACCTACAAATATCTGCAGAGCCTTAAGCCAGACCCACGTAAAGTCAGAACCTCTGAATTCCCGGGATCGTTGATGAACTCCATCCCGACGTTCTGCGGTATTTCGGAAGGGATCAAGGGCTACACCACTACGCTGGCGACCGGCGAGAATGCGGCATTAGGCGCATTAACCTACGGCTACGAAATCGTGCGTCAGGATCTGCAGCCGCAGGTGCTGGTGGGCGGCGCGGACGAGTATTTCCCGTCCATGTCACTCTATATGGACGCCGTAACCCGCAAGCTGCATATGACCTCCGACGCCAGGGAATATCAGATCTACGGTAACGATCCGAAGGGTTACATTCCTGGCGAAGGTGCCTGCATGTTGTTGCTGGAAGATCCGCAGCGTGCAGCCGCACGTGGTGCAGAAGTGCTGGCGGAAGTGGCCGGTTACGGTAAAGCCTGTAGCAACAGCTATTTTGATGCCTCTCAGCGGGACGAGAAATCCTCCTCCATGGCGCTGGCTATCGCCCGTGCGCTGGCGGATGCCGGTGTAACGGCGCAGGAGATCGACCTTGTCTGTGGTACCAGCAACGGTAGCGATGAGAGCTCACGCATTGAAATCGATGCGATTTACGCCACCTTCGCCCAGGCAAAACCGGACGTACCGGTCGTGAACTACAACGCCTGCTTTGGCTTTGTCGCGTCTGCTGCCGGACTGCTTAACCTGGCCGTCATCATTGACTGTTTTAAGACGCAGGCGGTTCCCGCTATTCCTCATACCGTCGAGTTTTTCGATAAGCGAATTAACTTCGTTCGTGAACCGTTAAAACTTGCCCTGAAGCACGTATTGCTGGTGGGTGCGACGGAAGGCGGTAACTACTACGCGTTTGTGATTAAAGGATAA
- a CDS encoding ABC transporter permease — MSGVMVLANSVVVLILIFVLWCVLFRSRDVKFAFLNLFRHKRRSYSTIAAIMLGGVSIFLYGGFIDYSFWILKEQTIRTNIGHVQIYNENYFQTSNKNKSLIADYASLKKAILNDPDLAPHISTLSGQLEFTGVISQYESETSSYFSALGVEPLPALKLGSFDKLISGSDLSRVRTDEITLGSGLAKTLNAHYDDWLDVLVVNTEGGQGALSMKLRGIFESGIKDYDDVAMKIPLDTAQRIMGTNSVSKVLILLKDDDTAVFSAKLRQFIAKHHLPLLVKDWKETSIFYQQVEGLLSGIYFFIKLIVGLIVIFMIGNSMTMNIIERTREITTLRAIGLKPLHVTRLFLLEGIFIGLIGAIGSLATGYAIASAINLYGIAMPPSPGQSLGYTAFIKTDSVALTWITLVLPILAATGASVLPALRASRLNISDAFKFS; from the coding sequence ATGTCCGGGGTTATGGTGTTAGCGAATAGTGTTGTTGTACTGATTCTGATTTTTGTCCTCTGGTGCGTATTATTCCGCTCGCGGGATGTGAAGTTTGCTTTTTTAAACCTCTTTCGCCACAAGAGACGATCTTATTCAACCATTGCCGCCATTATGCTCGGTGGCGTGTCGATTTTTCTGTATGGCGGGTTTATCGATTACTCTTTCTGGATTTTGAAAGAGCAAACGATTCGAACCAATATTGGTCACGTGCAAATTTATAATGAAAATTATTTCCAGACGTCGAATAAAAACAAAAGCCTGATTGCAGATTATGCATCCCTGAAAAAGGCGATTCTCAACGATCCGGATCTTGCACCGCATATTTCGACGCTGTCCGGTCAGCTGGAATTTACCGGGGTGATTTCGCAATATGAAAGCGAAACGTCCAGCTATTTTTCCGCCCTGGGTGTGGAGCCGCTGCCTGCGTTAAAGCTGGGATCGTTTGATAAATTAATTTCCGGCAGCGATCTCTCCCGGGTGCGTACCGACGAAATCACGCTGGGCAGTGGGCTGGCGAAAACGCTCAATGCCCACTATGACGACTGGCTGGATGTGCTGGTGGTGAATACCGAGGGCGGGCAGGGCGCGTTATCGATGAAGCTGCGCGGCATCTTTGAGTCCGGTATTAAGGATTACGATGATGTGGCGATGAAAATCCCGCTTGATACCGCACAACGCATCATGGGAACCAACAGCGTCAGTAAGGTATTAATCCTGCTGAAGGACGACGATACCGCCGTCTTTAGCGCCAAACTGCGCCAGTTTATTGCGAAACATCATTTACCGCTGCTGGTCAAAGACTGGAAAGAGACCTCGATCTTTTATCAGCAAGTCGAAGGCTTATTATCCGGGATCTATTTCTTCATTAAGCTCATCGTCGGATTGATCGTGATCTTTATGATCGGCAATTCGATGACCATGAATATTATCGAACGTACCCGGGAAATAACCACCCTCAGGGCGATTGGCCTGAAACCCCTGCACGTCACCAGGCTGTTTTTACTGGAAGGGATTTTCATTGGTCTTATCGGCGCCATTGGCAGTCTGGCGACAGGTTATGCCATTGCTTCTGCCATCAATCTTTACGGTATCGCCATGCCGCCGTCACCGGGGCAATCGCTGGGCTATACGGCCTTTATTAAAACCGACAGCGTAGCACTGACCTGGATAACCCTCGTATTACCGATCCTGGCCGCAACCGGCGCCTCTGTGCTGCCTGCATTACGTGCTTCACGGCTGAATATTTCAGATGCTTTTAAATTTTCGTAA
- a CDS encoding ABC transporter ATP-binding protein, with translation MSGMIKELPMISLNNIYKSYGSGEGKVDALKNINLEIEKGEFLALCGPSGSGKSTLLNILSGIDKPGFGSVMFLRKLLNNLPEEQLAEIRGKHLGFIFQFFNLIPVLSVFDNVFYPLVLNGHIGKKEAKERALHFIESVGLAGYTERKPGQLSGGQQQRVAIARALAHDPQVVIADEPTGNLDLVSGEAILDLLLKINRETRTTFIISTHSSQLKERARRVVEIKDGVLVHDSQS, from the coding sequence ATGAGCGGAATGATTAAAGAACTCCCAATGATATCGCTGAACAATATCTATAAGAGTTATGGCTCGGGCGAAGGCAAAGTCGATGCCCTGAAAAATATCAATCTTGAAATAGAGAAAGGCGAATTTCTGGCACTGTGCGGCCCCTCCGGCAGCGGTAAAAGTACGCTGTTAAATATCCTGTCGGGTATTGATAAACCGGGATTTGGTTCGGTGATGTTTTTGCGAAAATTACTCAACAATTTACCGGAAGAACAATTAGCAGAAATTCGTGGCAAGCATCTGGGGTTCATATTTCAGTTTTTTAACCTCATCCCCGTGCTGAGCGTATTTGATAACGTTTTTTACCCGCTGGTGCTGAATGGGCACATTGGCAAAAAAGAGGCGAAAGAGCGGGCGCTGCATTTTATCGAGAGCGTAGGACTGGCGGGATATACCGAACGTAAGCCGGGCCAGCTTTCGGGTGGACAACAGCAGCGTGTGGCTATTGCCCGTGCACTGGCGCATGACCCTCAGGTCGTGATTGCCGATGAGCCAACCGGAAACCTCGACCTGGTCTCCGGTGAGGCCATTCTCGATCTGCTGCTGAAAATCAACCGGGAGACACGCACCACTTTCATTATTTCGACGCACTCAAGCCAGCTGAAAGAGCGCGCGCGGCGTGTGGTTGAAATTAAGGACGGAGTATTAGTTCATGATTCACAATCGTAA
- a CDS encoding TolC family protein: MVKARKERRWARVATAVALCLPCSSFVIPLHAADIAQAKSSLASLPPMRTQSQLNREVQPVQRTVSQSAASPRSLPAMRTQSQYVSTQKAMPTQATARPERYASAPTAREFAPAPSKPAESRAALKKNADFFPPVTEYYKPDPAYAGVRRDGGARQAISGMSQGYRAGSQDSLVFLRSMVARALAYSPELRAASAEVMASDYMVDQVKGQRMPQVRLGVTSPLSTVGGDRQSSSNNSHISDSSGTVSVNTPIIDWGRISNQVDNSLETAKAARYSKEYSREQLAYNTVSELMNMGRYQHSKVVAKQYVGRMKELVTMLSQITQADRGRESELVQAKAKLMSAQASLDNIEHQLSASKIKLVRLLGIEPELPEGISWHDTVIPASVALSGLDKNPMMLNLQSKVRAAEYEAESIKSSALPQVNWVISKSTAKDSNGNEAGWYTGLNVEWEAFSGGSQRAAEMSARAKANMAQQQYEVSYKDLEYQINYQIQVRDSSFLRADDYDRLTSETDRVRRMFYEQWYHLGKRTLLDVLTAENDHFNNQLSAINNRYDGYISNINVIASASMLLSWMKMS, translated from the coding sequence ATGGTTAAGGCACGTAAAGAGCGTCGTTGGGCAAGGGTAGCAACCGCAGTTGCACTCTGCTTGCCCTGCTCTTCTTTTGTCATTCCGCTGCACGCGGCTGACATTGCTCAGGCTAAAAGCAGCCTGGCGTCATTGCCGCCGATGCGCACACAGTCACAGCTCAACCGCGAAGTGCAGCCTGTGCAGCGGACGGTGTCGCAAAGTGCGGCATCGCCGCGTTCGCTGCCCGCCATGCGTACCCAGTCGCAATACGTCAGTACGCAAAAGGCGATGCCAACGCAAGCCACTGCGCGCCCTGAACGTTACGCCTCTGCACCAACAGCCAGGGAGTTTGCCCCCGCCCCGTCAAAACCGGCGGAAAGCCGGGCTGCGCTGAAGAAAAACGCAGACTTCTTCCCGCCCGTCACCGAGTATTACAAACCAGACCCGGCGTACGCCGGGGTGCGTCGTGACGGCGGTGCGCGTCAAGCCATCAGCGGCATGTCGCAGGGCTACCGTGCCGGCAGTCAGGATTCGCTTGTTTTTCTGCGCAGCATGGTGGCCAGAGCGCTGGCGTATAGCCCGGAACTGCGGGCCGCCTCAGCAGAGGTGATGGCGTCTGACTACATGGTCGATCAGGTAAAAGGCCAGCGCATGCCCCAGGTACGTCTGGGCGTAACCTCGCCGCTGTCGACCGTGGGCGGCGATCGCCAGTCGTCATCCAACAATAGCCATATCAGCGACTCAAGCGGCACGGTCTCCGTTAATACGCCGATTATTGACTGGGGAAGGATCAGTAACCAGGTGGACAACTCTCTGGAAACGGCAAAAGCAGCCCGTTATTCAAAAGAGTATTCCCGCGAACAGCTGGCCTACAACACCGTGTCCGAGCTGATGAACATGGGGCGTTACCAGCACAGTAAGGTTGTGGCGAAACAGTATGTTGGCCGCATGAAAGAGCTGGTCACCATGCTGTCGCAAATTACCCAGGCAGACCGCGGCAGAGAGAGTGAACTGGTGCAGGCAAAAGCAAAACTGATGTCGGCCCAGGCGAGTCTCGACAATATTGAGCATCAGCTGAGTGCCAGCAAAATTAAACTGGTGCGTCTGCTGGGGATCGAGCCTGAATTACCGGAAGGCATAAGCTGGCACGACACGGTCATCCCGGCGTCGGTGGCGCTTTCTGGGCTGGATAAAAACCCGATGATGCTGAACCTGCAGTCCAAAGTCCGGGCGGCGGAGTATGAGGCAGAAAGCATTAAATCGTCGGCCCTGCCGCAGGTGAATTGGGTCATCTCCAAAAGCACCGCCAAAGACAGCAACGGCAACGAAGCGGGTTGGTATACGGGCTTAAACGTCGAGTGGGAGGCGTTTAGCGGCGGCTCTCAGCGTGCCGCTGAGATGTCGGCACGGGCGAAAGCCAATATGGCGCAGCAGCAATATGAAGTGAGTTACAAAGATCTGGAGTATCAGATTAACTATCAGATTCAGGTACGTGACTCCTCTTTCCTGCGCGCCGATGATTACGATCGCCTGACAAGTGAAACGGATCGGGTGCGTCGTATGTTCTACGAACAGTGGTATCACCTTGGCAAACGCACCTTGCTCGACGTGCTGACGGCAGAAAACGATCATTTTAATAATCAGCTTTCTGCCATTAACAACCGCTACGACGGCTATATTTCCAACATTAACGTCATTGCCAGCGCCTCCATGCTGCTGTCATGGATGAAAATGAGCTAA
- a CDS encoding HlyD family type I secretion periplasmic adaptor subunit produces the protein MMNEDEVNHNASKGEAETDAGVPSTALENVNATQRAGTGLALHPAQPTGKVKADDLKFMHDLQGALIAQKTPFSMIMLYTITLVVVVALVWAHFARVEEITRGDGKVIPASREQLIQSLEGGILEELNVQEGDIVEKGQILLKIDPTRAGASYGESLSKVQGLKGSIARLRAEAYDTPLTFPPDIAGIESIVRDETQAYNARLKTLNESVEALKRSLTLAQNEVSLSEPLARRGLMSDVEILRLKRQANEFSLQITERTNRFRSDANSELNRLESELAQAEEILRGRQDVMNRTTVVAPVRGTVNNIRVTTRGGVIQQGAEIMTLIPLEDNLLVEAKIKPSDVAFIHPGLPATVKITAYDYAIYGGLNGVVEHLSSDTLIDEEKARQGRGDSTYYRVFVRTDRAALQVKDKSFPIMPGMVANVEIRTGEKTILSYILKPILKAREAFRER, from the coding sequence ATGATGAACGAGGACGAAGTGAATCATAACGCCTCAAAGGGAGAGGCCGAAACGGATGCAGGCGTACCCTCAACGGCACTGGAAAACGTGAACGCTACGCAGAGAGCGGGCACCGGGCTGGCATTACACCCTGCACAGCCAACGGGGAAAGTGAAAGCCGACGATCTGAAATTCATGCACGACCTGCAGGGCGCGCTGATCGCACAGAAGACCCCTTTCAGCATGATCATGCTCTACACCATCACCCTGGTTGTGGTGGTAGCGCTGGTCTGGGCGCATTTCGCCCGGGTTGAGGAGATTACCCGTGGCGACGGGAAAGTGATCCCCGCCAGCCGCGAGCAGCTCATTCAGAGCCTGGAAGGCGGCATTCTCGAAGAGCTAAACGTGCAGGAAGGCGACATCGTCGAGAAAGGCCAGATTCTGCTGAAGATTGACCCGACTCGCGCCGGGGCCAGCTATGGCGAATCGTTGTCCAAAGTGCAGGGGCTGAAAGGCAGCATTGCCCGTCTCAGGGCGGAAGCCTACGACACGCCACTGACCTTCCCGCCGGATATCGCCGGGATTGAGTCAATCGTGCGTGATGAGACCCAGGCCTATAACGCCCGCCTGAAAACCCTGAATGAAAGCGTAGAGGCCTTAAAACGGAGCCTGACGCTGGCGCAAAACGAGGTCAGTCTGTCGGAGCCGCTGGCGCGCAGAGGGTTAATGTCGGATGTCGAAATCCTGCGCCTCAAGCGCCAGGCGAACGAATTCAGCCTGCAGATCACCGAGCGTACCAACCGCTTCCGCTCTGATGCCAACAGCGAACTGAACCGACTGGAATCTGAGCTGGCGCAGGCGGAAGAAATTCTGCGCGGACGCCAGGACGTAATGAACCGTACCACGGTGGTGGCGCCCGTGCGCGGCACCGTCAACAACATCCGGGTGACAACCCGTGGCGGCGTCATTCAGCAGGGGGCGGAGATCATGACCCTCATTCCGCTCGAAGATAACCTGCTGGTTGAAGCCAAAATCAAACCCTCTGATGTGGCCTTTATCCATCCGGGCCTGCCCGCCACGGTGAAAATTACCGCCTACGACTATGCCATTTATGGCGGATTAAACGGTGTCGTTGAACACCTCAGTTCAGACACCCTGATCGATGAAGAGAAAGCCCGTCAGGGGCGTGGAGATTCTACCTATTACCGGGTGTTCGTCCGCACCGACCGTGCCGCGTTACAGGTAAAAGACAAGTCGTTCCCGATCATGCCGGGAATGGTGGCAAACGTAGAAATCAGAACGGGGGAGAAGACCATTTTGTCTTACATCCTCAAACCGATACTGAAAGCGCGCGAAGCCTTCAGGGAGAGATAA